One region of Candidatus Cloacimonadota bacterium genomic DNA includes:
- a CDS encoding MFS transporter: MGISFLQIGLLFSIREISTAILEIPTGIFADCFGRKNSMIFSFLSYIASFIIFYFFPVFSIYIIAMIFFAFGEAFRTGTHKAMILEYLKIKKIEHLKVEYYGFTRSWSQKGSAISSLIAGAIVFYSGQYKFVFLASIVPYLLELVLMISYPTELNGEIKKVQKHNFLADVFQNSKETSANFLKIFHNPALRKSLLNSALYDSLFKSVKDYIQPVMQFYALSLPIFLFIKDKRDTILIAIIYFVLYLLTSTASKNSGKFMRKFQSLAKAINVSFIIGVFFVILAGLFYLLDLKLISVIFFILLFVSQNLRRPMNVGYISETIPSKVMASGLSAESQLKTLIIAILAPLMGFLSDNFGIGFGLIFLSVLTLFMYPLIRLK, encoded by the coding sequence ATGGGAATTTCCTTTCTGCAGATTGGACTACTTTTTTCAATTCGGGAAATTTCCACAGCTATTCTCGAAATCCCAACCGGAATTTTCGCTGATTGTTTTGGCAGGAAAAATTCCATGATCTTCTCTTTTCTTTCTTATATTGCTTCTTTTATCATTTTCTATTTTTTCCCTGTTTTTAGCATTTATATAATTGCCATGATCTTTTTTGCTTTTGGAGAAGCATTCCGCACTGGGACTCATAAAGCGATGATCCTCGAATATTTGAAGATCAAAAAGATCGAACATCTGAAAGTCGAATATTACGGCTTTACAAGAAGCTGGTCGCAAAAAGGTTCTGCGATTTCCTCTTTAATTGCGGGAGCTATCGTCTTTTATTCCGGGCAATATAAATTCGTATTTCTGGCTTCCATTGTTCCTTATTTGTTGGAACTTGTTTTAATGATCTCTTATCCTACTGAACTTAATGGTGAGATCAAGAAAGTGCAAAAGCATAATTTTTTAGCTGATGTTTTCCAAAATTCCAAAGAAACATCAGCTAATTTCCTGAAAATATTCCATAATCCTGCTTTGAGAAAATCTTTATTGAATTCAGCTTTATACGATAGTCTTTTCAAATCGGTAAAAGATTATATCCAACCTGTTATGCAATTTTATGCGTTATCGCTTCCAATATTTCTTTTCATCAAAGATAAAAGAGATACGATCCTGATTGCGATCATATATTTTGTTTTATATTTATTAACCTCGACAGCTTCCAAAAACTCCGGAAAATTTATGAGAAAATTCCAATCTCTCGCAAAAGCGATCAATGTGAGTTTTATTATAGGAGTGTTTTTCGTGATCTTGGCAGGACTTTTTTACCTTTTAGATTTGAAGCTGATTTCAGTGATATTCTTTATCTTACTTTTTGTATCGCAAAACTTACGCAGACCAATGAATGTTGGATATATCAGTGAAACGATTCCCTCGAAAGTGATGGCTTCCGGTTTATCAGCAGAATCGCAACTGAAAACACTGATCATCGCCATTCTTGCCCCATTAATGGGATTTCTCTCCGACAATTTCGGGATCGGTTTCGGTCTGATATTTTTATCGGTCTTGACATTATTTATGTATCCGTTGATCAGGTTGAAGTAG